In Erigeron canadensis isolate Cc75 chromosome 6, C_canadensis_v1, whole genome shotgun sequence, the following are encoded in one genomic region:
- the LOC122603918 gene encoding uncharacterized protein LOC122603918 isoform X1 → MTMAAAATTTFTCLRQLAETHHYKAWLLDQFGVLHDGKQPYPGAIATLESLAAHGVKMVIISNSSRRASTTLDKLKSLGFDPSLFVGAITSGELTYQHLQRRDDPWFRALGKTCIHMTWSDRGAISLDGLGLQVVDNVEQAEFILVHGTEALGLSSGDSISKKVEELEKILEQCAAKEIPMVVANPDFVTVEARELRIMPGTLAARYEKLGGEVKWMGKPYEIIYKSAMTIAGVDASDSIAVGDSLHHDIKGANASGVKSAFITCGIHANELGLSEFGERADLSSVHALASKYDAYPSYVLPSFTW, encoded by the exons ATGACAATGGCTGCTGCTGCTACCACCACCTTCACATGCCTCCGCCAACTCGCCGAAACTCATCATTACAAG GCCTGGCTTTTAGACCAGTTTGGGGTTCTTCATGATGGAAAACAGCCTTATCCTGGTGCTATAGCTACAT TGGAAAGTTTGGCTGCTCATGGTGTCAAGATGGTTATTATAAGTAATTCATCGAGACGTGCATCAACAACTTTGGATAAGTTGAAGAGCCTCGGATTTGACCCCTCCCTCTTTGTGGGAGCCATAACCAGTGGCGAACTAACATATCAGCATCTTCAAAG GAGAGATGATCCTTGGTTCCGGGCACTAGGAAAGACCTGCATTCACATGACATGGAGTGACCGAGGCGCTATATCACTTGAT GGATTAGGGCTACAGGTTGTAGATAATGTTGAACAGGCTGAGTTTATTTTGGTTCATGGTACCGAAGCTTTGGGGCTTTCATCTGGTGATTCCATTTCTAAGAAGGTTGAGGAGCTTGAGAAGATTCTAGAGCAATGTGCAGCTAAAGAAATCCCTATGGTGGTAGCAAATCCTGACTTTGTGACTGTTGAGGCTAGAGAACTACGTATTATGCCTG GTACATTAGCAGCTAGGTATGAAAAGCTTGGCGGTGAAGTTAAATGGATGGGCAAGCCTTATGAAATTATCTATAAATCAGCCATGACCATTGCAGGTGTTGATGCTTCTGATTCAATTGCTGTGGGAGACTCTCTACATCATGACATAAAGGGTGCAAATGCATCTGGGGTTAAATCTGCATTTATCACTTGTGGAATTCACGCAAATGAGCTTGGACTAAGTGAATTTGGAGAACGAGCAGATCTTTCCTCTGTCCATGCTCTTGCATCCAAGTATGATGCGTATCCATCATATGTATTGCCTTCATTTACTTGGTGA
- the LOC122603918 gene encoding uncharacterized protein LOC122603918 isoform X2, translating to MYVMSFDILMVIISNSSRRASTTLDKLKSLGFDPSLFVGAITSGELTYQHLQRRDDPWFRALGKTCIHMTWSDRGAISLDGLGLQVVDNVEQAEFILVHGTEALGLSSGDSISKKVEELEKILEQCAAKEIPMVVANPDFVTVEARELRIMPGTLAARYEKLGGEVKWMGKPYEIIYKSAMTIAGVDASDSIAVGDSLHHDIKGANASGVKSAFITCGIHANELGLSEFGERADLSSVHALASKYDAYPSYVLPSFTW from the exons ATGTATGTTATGAGCTTTGACATTTTG ATGGTTATTATAAGTAATTCATCGAGACGTGCATCAACAACTTTGGATAAGTTGAAGAGCCTCGGATTTGACCCCTCCCTCTTTGTGGGAGCCATAACCAGTGGCGAACTAACATATCAGCATCTTCAAAG GAGAGATGATCCTTGGTTCCGGGCACTAGGAAAGACCTGCATTCACATGACATGGAGTGACCGAGGCGCTATATCACTTGAT GGATTAGGGCTACAGGTTGTAGATAATGTTGAACAGGCTGAGTTTATTTTGGTTCATGGTACCGAAGCTTTGGGGCTTTCATCTGGTGATTCCATTTCTAAGAAGGTTGAGGAGCTTGAGAAGATTCTAGAGCAATGTGCAGCTAAAGAAATCCCTATGGTGGTAGCAAATCCTGACTTTGTGACTGTTGAGGCTAGAGAACTACGTATTATGCCTG GTACATTAGCAGCTAGGTATGAAAAGCTTGGCGGTGAAGTTAAATGGATGGGCAAGCCTTATGAAATTATCTATAAATCAGCCATGACCATTGCAGGTGTTGATGCTTCTGATTCAATTGCTGTGGGAGACTCTCTACATCATGACATAAAGGGTGCAAATGCATCTGGGGTTAAATCTGCATTTATCACTTGTGGAATTCACGCAAATGAGCTTGGACTAAGTGAATTTGGAGAACGAGCAGATCTTTCCTCTGTCCATGCTCTTGCATCCAAGTATGATGCGTATCCATCATATGTATTGCCTTCATTTACTTGGTGA
- the LOC122605394 gene encoding eukaryotic translation initiation factor 3 subunit J encodes MEDWEDESATLVIKKEPKSMWDDEDVDENDIKDSWEDEDEPAPPPVVTPPPSEKAPKKSTAKPLKEKGKAVEVVKEEPLDPVAEKFRQQRLVEEADYKNTAELFASKKGDDKTIDNFIPKSESDFLEYAELISSKLRPFEKSYHYIGLLKNVMRLSMTSLKAADAKEVASSVTAIANEKLKAEKEAAAGKKKTGGKKKQLLMDKPDDDSVVNAGYDGYDEFDFM; translated from the exons ATGGAGGATTGGG AGGATGAGTCAGCCACACTCGTTATAAAAAAGGAGcctaaaagcatgtgggatgatgaagatgttgatgaaaatgatataaaagactCATGGGAGGATGAAGACGAACCTGCTCCG CCACCAGTTGTAACACCACCTCCTTCTGAGAAGGCCCCGAAGAAGTCCACAGCCAAaccattaaaagaaaaagggaaggCCGTTGAAGTAGTAAAAGAGGAGCCCTTAGATCCCGTGGCAGAGAAGTTCAGACAACAAAG GCTTGTTGAAGAAGCTGATTACAAGAATACAGCTGAACTTTTTGCCAGCAAGAAGGGTGATGACAAGACCATTGATAATTTTATCCCGAAATCAGAGAGTGACTTTTTAGAATATGCAGAACTCATTTCTAGTAAACTCCGGCCATTCGAG AAAAGCTATCATTACATTGGACTGCTCAAGAATGTAATGAGATTGTCAATGACTTCCCTAAAAGCTGCTGATGCAAAAGAAGTTGCTTCTTCTGTAACTGCCATTgcaaatgaaaagttaaaagCAGAGAAAGAAGCTGCAGCCGGCAAAAAGAAAACAG GGGGTAAGAAGAAACAACTGCTCATGGATAAGCCTGATGATGATTCTGTTGTAAATGCTGGCTATGATGGATATGATGAGTTTGATTTCATGTGA